From the genome of Arthrobacter russicus:
CGGACCCCGATGGCGAAGCCCGCAACGTCGACGGCCAGGATCGCGATCAGGCCGAGCAGCAAACCGCCGACCACCTTGACCGAAATATTGGCTGCCGGGGTCAGCGGAGTGAGTCGCAGCTGCCGGCTCCAGCCCATCGAGCGCTCGATCGCCACGGCGCTGCCCGCCGAGGTTGAGGTGATCATGCAGCCGTAGACCGCCATCGAAATCATGATGTAGGCGGCGACCGAAACACCCCCGGCGCTCACCGGGTGAGCCGGGTTGACCGGGGTGTCCTTCTGCGGCAGCCCGATGATCAGGAACATCGCCACCGGCAGGACCAAGGCGAACATCACGTTCCGCCGGTTGCGCAACCGGCGCTTCATCTCGATGCCGAGCAGCGTCAGGTTGAAACCGCCGAACGGCGGGACTTTTCGTTCCAGCGAAATGCTGGTGGGGATTGCGGTAGACATCTCAGGTCCTCGGTTCTGGCTGGCGGGTGGATTAGTCGTCGGAAGTGAGCGCCAAGAAGGCGTCTTCGAGATTGTGCGAGGTGACTTCCAGGTTTTTCGCATCGGTGTGGTTCAGCAGGTAGCGGGCCACGGCGTCGGAGTCTTTGCTGTG
Proteins encoded in this window:
- a CDS encoding ABC transporter permease, whose amino-acid sequence is MSTAIPTSISLERKVPPFGGFNLTLLGIEMKRRLRNRRNVMFALVLPVAMFLIIGLPQKDTPVNPAHPVSAGGVSVAAYIMISMAVYGCMITSTSAGSAVAIERSMGWSRQLRLTPLTPAANISVKVVGGLLLGLIAILAVDVAGFAIGVRMEPQIWILSGLGGLLGSLVFTALGLLVGYLIPSENVMQIMGPVIAFLAFFGGLFAPLSSLGGVFQTIGVWTPTYGIGEIARAPLTGDAFNWLALLNVAIWLLIFAAGAGLAFRRDTKRV